From a region of the Octopus sinensis linkage group LG18, ASM634580v1, whole genome shotgun sequence genome:
- the LOC115221626 gene encoding uncharacterized protein LOC115221626 — translation MNFSKAQQVDIYISQDIWMIFAPCYILLGTIGNLFVLIIFCKKCMHDVVNATFMILSALVDFAILYTSLLAKWLKYTEIIDWDLVPDLICKLQLWLSTSFGMMEPWIVVVITVQRGTMLLQPFRNLGVSKNVSNDLVKVFSMVMFIFLINLHLMHGSFDGDASVITFPRTYCYGNDSQYLLFLKKWEIARVFFVLILPTGIFFVFDIVIVYQLKMCACIRRSSRQETKPSSEVAHNASRSMKYILILNIVFLVTSFPTIFVTMKSPSETRDEADDFFLLTVTSLLLYTRNAAGFLAFIASGKFRREVMKIYRNCKINLFSPRNMIKPLEK, via the coding sequence ATGAATTTTTCCAAAGCTCAACAAGTGGACATCTACATTTCTCAAGATATTTGGATGATATTCGCACCCTGTTACATTTTACTGGGAACAATCGGTAATCTGTTTGTTCtgattattttctgtaaaaagtgCATGCATGATGTTGTCAACGCCACATTTATGATACTGTCAGCGTTGGTAGATTTCGCCATCTTGTACACGTCTCTGCTGGCCAAATGGTTGAAGTACACGGAAATTATCGACTGGGATTTAGTCCCCGATCTTATCTGTAAGCTACAGTTATGGTTGTCGACGTCCTTTGGAATGATGGAGCCTTggattgttgttgtcatcactgtACAAAGAGGAACCATGTTGCTGCAGCCGTTTCGGAACTTGGGAGTCTCGAAAAACGTCTCAAACGACTTGGTCAAGGTATTTTCTATGGTTATGTTCATATTTCTTATCAATTTACATTTGATGCACGGCTCTTTCGACGGCGATGCCTCCGTCATTACGTTTCCACGTACCTACTGTTACGGAAACGACTCCCAATATTTGCTCTTCTTGAAGAAATGGGAGATAGCTCGAGTGTTTTTCGTTCTAATATTGCCTACCGGTATCTTCTTTGTGTTTGACATTGTCATAGTTTATCAGTTGAAAATGTGTGCCTGCATTCGCAGAAGCAGCCGACAGGAAACGAAGCCGTCTTCAGAGGTAGCTCACAACGCCAGTCGTAGTATGAAGTATATCTTAAtcctaaatattgtttttttagtCACAAGCTTCCCAACTATCTTTGTTACAATGAAATCTCCGTCAGAAACACGTGATGAAGCAGATGATTTCTTTCTGCTAACCGTTACAAGTTTGTTGCTCTACACACGCAATGCAGCCGGCTTCCTGGCCTTCATAGCTAGCGGTAAATTTCGACGGGAAGTAATGAAAATCTATCGAAATTGCAAAATCAATCTGTTTTCACCGAGGAATATGATAAAGCCTTTAGAgaaataa